CTGCAGTGACAATCGACCGACAATGCGGCTCGTCACAACAAAGCATCCAATTTGCTGCGCAAGCGATCATGTCCGGTACGCAAGACCTCGTCATTGCCGCAGGCATCGAGAGTATGTCTCGCTGTCCCATGGGTATTAATGCGCGCGCAGGGAAGGTCTTTGACGTACCGACCGACCCAACCCCTCAGTCAGTGAAAGACCAATATGGCATTCGACATTTTAGCCAGTTCATGGGCGCTGAAATGATTGCGAAAAAATACGGACACACTAAAGAAGCACTCGATGCGTATTCGGTTCGAAGCCATCAGCGCGGGCGAGACGCGCGAAACGCAGGCGCATTCGAAAAAGAAATCGTAGCGATCATGGGCCGAACAGCTGACGGTGGGTCCGCCATGCACCAACACGACGAAGGTATTCGTGATGACGCCAGCATGGAAGGTATGGCGCAGCTCAAAATATTGATGGAGGACGGCGCACTGACCGCCGCGAATGCGAGTCAAATTTGTGATGGCTCATCTGCTGTCATGCTCGCGTCAGAGCAAGCGCTGAAGGACCATAACCTCACCCCTCTTGCTCGCATTCACAACCTCACAGTGACGGCAGGTGATCCTGTAATCATGCTGGAGGAGCCGTTATTTGCAACTGACCGAGCGCTCAAGCGTGCAGGGATGGGTATCAGCGACATAGACTTGTATGAGGTAAACGAAGCGTTCGCACCGATTCCCATGGCATGGCTGGCACACACAGGTGCTGACCCCGAAAAACTCAACGTTAATGGTGGCGCGATTGCCCTGGGTCACCCGCTGGGAGCCACCGGTACGAAGCTAATGACAACCCTGGTCCACGCACTGCATGCGCGGGGCAAAAAGTGGGGCTTGCAAACGATGTGCGAGGGCGGTGGTATTGCCAATGTCACCATCGTCGAGGCGCTGTAAATGACGAAAGCGGGTGTATCGCCACCCGCATTTGCACTCACTGCATAAAAAAGGTTGAATGTAGCCAAGCCATAAAAATAATCAGGCAATACAATGGAAACAGATGTTCTGGGCAAGTGCCTCAGCGCACTCTTAATAGCCGCCGTCGCGGCCTGTTTTTTTGCGGCCAATGGCATGTTCTACGAGGCGCTCGTTGTGCAACTCAATGAGTGGGCAGATGGTCAAGCAGCCGTAGCGTCGAGCGCGTCTTCTTTTTATCGCTAGCGCGGTGC
The Candidatus Paraluminiphilus aquimaris genome window above contains:
- a CDS encoding acetyl-CoA C-acetyltransferase; this encodes MAEAYIVAAKRTAGGRKGGALADWHPGDLGAQTLNAIVDDSKVDPSAIEDVIVGCVSQAGEQSNQIGRTAVLASNLPQSVPAVTIDRQCGSSQQSIQFAAQAIMSGTQDLVIAAGIESMSRCPMGINARAGKVFDVPTDPTPQSVKDQYGIRHFSQFMGAEMIAKKYGHTKEALDAYSVRSHQRGRDARNAGAFEKEIVAIMGRTADGGSAMHQHDEGIRDDASMEGMAQLKILMEDGALTAANASQICDGSSAVMLASEQALKDHNLTPLARIHNLTVTAGDPVIMLEEPLFATDRALKRAGMGISDIDLYEVNEAFAPIPMAWLAHTGADPEKLNVNGGAIALGHPLGATGTKLMTTLVHALHARGKKWGLQTMCEGGGIANVTIVEAL